The Anolis carolinensis isolate JA03-04 chromosome 2, rAnoCar3.1.pri, whole genome shotgun sequence genome has a window encoding:
- the LOC100564487 gene encoding major histocompatibility complex class I-related gene protein-like isoform X2, which yields MFPSPELLIFVACKQAKTSLLAMALLLLLRVVALLLGHPGIAPLNPAPGVSSHSLKYFYTAISEDNELLSSFYVVGYMDDQRISQYDSTVRLELPCVSWMKKVEEVDPSYWKDETEVSRNSEQFFKENLVIARNRYNQSRGFHTLQQMYGCDLRKDGSKGGYRQYAYDGKDFISFDKETLTWTAADGAAQKTKRKWDAQSMRNQYLKAYLQETCIEWLKKYLDYGKETLLRTETPEVMVTRKVDHDGMETLICQVGGFYPKDIDIEWTRDGEVWQQDTFHGLVSPNSDGTYYTWKSIKVDPKDRGRYKCHVEHDGLLKPVDLAWEEPASKLGLILGCAMGILLLSTGIAVYFIKWQHDRRITSRCQYGCQAASIRDQKSNISKEASWVLSSVWLLTTTTFLPRLAFLASLGS from the exons ATGTTTCCCTCCCCTGAGCTTCTAATCTTCGTGGCTTGTAAACAAGCAAAAACGTCTCTGCTGGCGATGGCGCTGCTGTTGCTGCTCCGGGTTGTGGCTCTCCTTCTCGGACACCCGGGAATCGCCCCCCTGAACCCGGCTCCCGGTG tcTCTTCACACTCCCTAAAGTATTTCTACACAGCAATATCAGAGGATAATGAATTGCTTTCTTCATTTTACGTTGTGGGATATATGGATGACCAGCGGATCTCTCAATATGACAGCACCGTGAGGTTGGAACTTCCTTGTGTTTCCTGGATGAAGAAGGTGGAGGAAGTCGATCCCTCCTACTGGAAGGATGAAACTGAGGTGTCACGGAATTCTGAACAGTTTTTCAAAGAGAACCTGGTGATTGCAAGGAATCGTTATAACCAGAGCCGAG ggtttCACACCCTGCAGCAGATGTACGGCTGTGACCTGAGGAAAGATGGGAGCAAAGGAGGATATCGACAGTATGCCTACGATGGGAAGGACTTCATCAGTTTTGACAAGGAGACCCTCACTTGGACGGCAGCTGATGGGGCAGCCCAGAAAACCAAGAGGAAGTGGGATGCTCAATCAATGCGCAACCAGTACCTTAAGGCTTACCTGCAGGAGACCTGCATTGAGTGGCTGAAGAAGTACCTGGACTACGGCAAGGAGACACTGCTGAGGACAG AGACACCAGAAGTGATGGTGACCCGGAAGGTAGACCACGATGGGATGGAAACCTTGATCTGTCAGGTGGGGGGCTTCTACCCGAAGGACATTGACATTGAGTGGACAAGGGATGGGGAGGTCTGGCAGCAAGATACCTTCCATGGCCTTGTATCCCCCAACTCGGATGGGACGTACTACACCTGGAAAAGTATCAAGGTGGACCCCAAGGACAGGGGCCGCTACAAATGCCACGTGGAGCATGATGGCCTTCTGAAACCAGTAGACTTGGCCTGGGAGGAGCCTG CCTCCAAATTGGGACTCATCCTTGGGTGTGCCATGGGGATTCTCCTTCTGAGTACTGGGATTGCTGTGTATTTCA TAAAATGGCAACATGATCGCAGAATAACTTCAAGATGTCAATATGGATGCCAAGCAGCTTCAA
- the LOC100564487 gene encoding major histocompatibility complex class I-related gene protein-like isoform X3 translates to MFPSPELLIFVACKQAKTSLLAMALLLLLRVVALLLGHPGIAPLNPAPGVSSHSLKYFYTAISEDNELLSSFYVVGYMDDQRISQYDSTVRLELPCVSWMKKVEEVDPSYWKDETEVSRNSEQFFKENLVIARNRYNQSRGFHTLQQMYGCDLRKDGSKGGYRQYAYDGKDFISFDKETLTWTAADGAAQKTKRKWDAQSMRNQYLKAYLQETCIEWLKKYLDYGKETLLRTETPEVMVTRKVDHDGMETLICQVGGFYPKDIDIEWTRDGEVWQQDTFHGLVSPNSDGTYYTWKSIKVDPKDRGRYKCHVEHDGLLKPVDLAWEEPASKLGLILGCAMGILLLSTGIAVYFIKWQHDRRITSRCQYGCQAASTSWVLSSVWLLTTTTFLPRLAFLASLGS, encoded by the exons ATGTTTCCCTCCCCTGAGCTTCTAATCTTCGTGGCTTGTAAACAAGCAAAAACGTCTCTGCTGGCGATGGCGCTGCTGTTGCTGCTCCGGGTTGTGGCTCTCCTTCTCGGACACCCGGGAATCGCCCCCCTGAACCCGGCTCCCGGTG tcTCTTCACACTCCCTAAAGTATTTCTACACAGCAATATCAGAGGATAATGAATTGCTTTCTTCATTTTACGTTGTGGGATATATGGATGACCAGCGGATCTCTCAATATGACAGCACCGTGAGGTTGGAACTTCCTTGTGTTTCCTGGATGAAGAAGGTGGAGGAAGTCGATCCCTCCTACTGGAAGGATGAAACTGAGGTGTCACGGAATTCTGAACAGTTTTTCAAAGAGAACCTGGTGATTGCAAGGAATCGTTATAACCAGAGCCGAG ggtttCACACCCTGCAGCAGATGTACGGCTGTGACCTGAGGAAAGATGGGAGCAAAGGAGGATATCGACAGTATGCCTACGATGGGAAGGACTTCATCAGTTTTGACAAGGAGACCCTCACTTGGACGGCAGCTGATGGGGCAGCCCAGAAAACCAAGAGGAAGTGGGATGCTCAATCAATGCGCAACCAGTACCTTAAGGCTTACCTGCAGGAGACCTGCATTGAGTGGCTGAAGAAGTACCTGGACTACGGCAAGGAGACACTGCTGAGGACAG AGACACCAGAAGTGATGGTGACCCGGAAGGTAGACCACGATGGGATGGAAACCTTGATCTGTCAGGTGGGGGGCTTCTACCCGAAGGACATTGACATTGAGTGGACAAGGGATGGGGAGGTCTGGCAGCAAGATACCTTCCATGGCCTTGTATCCCCCAACTCGGATGGGACGTACTACACCTGGAAAAGTATCAAGGTGGACCCCAAGGACAGGGGCCGCTACAAATGCCACGTGGAGCATGATGGCCTTCTGAAACCAGTAGACTTGGCCTGGGAGGAGCCTG CCTCCAAATTGGGACTCATCCTTGGGTGTGCCATGGGGATTCTCCTTCTGAGTACTGGGATTGCTGTGTATTTCA TAAAATGGCAACATGATCGCAGAATAACTTCAAGATGTCAATATGGATGCCAAGCAGCTTCAA
- the LOC100564487 gene encoding H-2 class I histocompatibility antigen, Q9 alpha chain-like isoform X5, with protein sequence MFPSPELLIFVACKQAKTSLLAMALLLLLRVVALLLGHPGIAPLNPAPGVSSHSLKYFYTAISEDNELLSSFYVVGYMDDQRISQYDSTVRLELPCVSWMKKVEEVDPSYWKDETEVSRNSEQFFKENLVIARNRYNQSRGFHTLQQMYGCDLRKDGSKGGYRQYAYDGKDFISFDKETLTWTAADGAAQKTKRKWDAQSMRNQYLKAYLQETCIEWLKKYLDYGKETLLRTETPEVMVTRKVDHDGMETLICQVGGFYPKDIDIEWTRDGEVWQQDTFHGLVSPNSDGTYYTWKSIKVDPKDRGRYKCHVEHDGLLKPVDLAWEEPASKLGLILGCAMGILLLSTGIAVYFIKWQHDRRITSRCQYGCQAASTQLAGLPYELRKSSSA encoded by the exons ATGTTTCCCTCCCCTGAGCTTCTAATCTTCGTGGCTTGTAAACAAGCAAAAACGTCTCTGCTGGCGATGGCGCTGCTGTTGCTGCTCCGGGTTGTGGCTCTCCTTCTCGGACACCCGGGAATCGCCCCCCTGAACCCGGCTCCCGGTG tcTCTTCACACTCCCTAAAGTATTTCTACACAGCAATATCAGAGGATAATGAATTGCTTTCTTCATTTTACGTTGTGGGATATATGGATGACCAGCGGATCTCTCAATATGACAGCACCGTGAGGTTGGAACTTCCTTGTGTTTCCTGGATGAAGAAGGTGGAGGAAGTCGATCCCTCCTACTGGAAGGATGAAACTGAGGTGTCACGGAATTCTGAACAGTTTTTCAAAGAGAACCTGGTGATTGCAAGGAATCGTTATAACCAGAGCCGAG ggtttCACACCCTGCAGCAGATGTACGGCTGTGACCTGAGGAAAGATGGGAGCAAAGGAGGATATCGACAGTATGCCTACGATGGGAAGGACTTCATCAGTTTTGACAAGGAGACCCTCACTTGGACGGCAGCTGATGGGGCAGCCCAGAAAACCAAGAGGAAGTGGGATGCTCAATCAATGCGCAACCAGTACCTTAAGGCTTACCTGCAGGAGACCTGCATTGAGTGGCTGAAGAAGTACCTGGACTACGGCAAGGAGACACTGCTGAGGACAG AGACACCAGAAGTGATGGTGACCCGGAAGGTAGACCACGATGGGATGGAAACCTTGATCTGTCAGGTGGGGGGCTTCTACCCGAAGGACATTGACATTGAGTGGACAAGGGATGGGGAGGTCTGGCAGCAAGATACCTTCCATGGCCTTGTATCCCCCAACTCGGATGGGACGTACTACACCTGGAAAAGTATCAAGGTGGACCCCAAGGACAGGGGCCGCTACAAATGCCACGTGGAGCATGATGGCCTTCTGAAACCAGTAGACTTGGCCTGGGAGGAGCCTG CCTCCAAATTGGGACTCATCCTTGGGTGTGCCATGGGGATTCTCCTTCTGAGTACTGGGATTGCTGTGTATTTCA TAAAATGGCAACATGATCGCAGAATAACTTCAAGATGTCAATATGGATGCCAAGCAGCTTCAA
- the LOC100564487 gene encoding major histocompatibility complex class I-related gene protein-like isoform X4: MFPSPELLIFVACKQAKTSLLAMALLLLLRVVALLLGHPGIAPLNPAPGVSSHSLKYFYTAISEDNELLSSFYVVGYMDDQRISQYDSTVRLELPCVSWMKKVEEVDPSYWKDETEVSRNSEQFFKENLVIARNRYNQSRGFHTLQQMYGCDLRKDGSKGGYRQYAYDGKDFISFDKETLTWTAADGAAQKTKRKWDAQSMRNQYLKAYLQETCIEWLKKYLDYGKETLLRTETPEVMVTRKVDHDGMETLICQVGGFYPKDIDIEWTRDGEVWQQDTFHGLVSPNSDGTYYTWKSIKVDPKDRGRYKCHVEHDGLLKPVDLAWEEPASKLGLILGCAMGILLLSTGIAVYFIKWQHDRRITSRCQYGCQAASTSDQKPNISKKGKRNSSERRE; this comes from the exons ATGTTTCCCTCCCCTGAGCTTCTAATCTTCGTGGCTTGTAAACAAGCAAAAACGTCTCTGCTGGCGATGGCGCTGCTGTTGCTGCTCCGGGTTGTGGCTCTCCTTCTCGGACACCCGGGAATCGCCCCCCTGAACCCGGCTCCCGGTG tcTCTTCACACTCCCTAAAGTATTTCTACACAGCAATATCAGAGGATAATGAATTGCTTTCTTCATTTTACGTTGTGGGATATATGGATGACCAGCGGATCTCTCAATATGACAGCACCGTGAGGTTGGAACTTCCTTGTGTTTCCTGGATGAAGAAGGTGGAGGAAGTCGATCCCTCCTACTGGAAGGATGAAACTGAGGTGTCACGGAATTCTGAACAGTTTTTCAAAGAGAACCTGGTGATTGCAAGGAATCGTTATAACCAGAGCCGAG ggtttCACACCCTGCAGCAGATGTACGGCTGTGACCTGAGGAAAGATGGGAGCAAAGGAGGATATCGACAGTATGCCTACGATGGGAAGGACTTCATCAGTTTTGACAAGGAGACCCTCACTTGGACGGCAGCTGATGGGGCAGCCCAGAAAACCAAGAGGAAGTGGGATGCTCAATCAATGCGCAACCAGTACCTTAAGGCTTACCTGCAGGAGACCTGCATTGAGTGGCTGAAGAAGTACCTGGACTACGGCAAGGAGACACTGCTGAGGACAG AGACACCAGAAGTGATGGTGACCCGGAAGGTAGACCACGATGGGATGGAAACCTTGATCTGTCAGGTGGGGGGCTTCTACCCGAAGGACATTGACATTGAGTGGACAAGGGATGGGGAGGTCTGGCAGCAAGATACCTTCCATGGCCTTGTATCCCCCAACTCGGATGGGACGTACTACACCTGGAAAAGTATCAAGGTGGACCCCAAGGACAGGGGCCGCTACAAATGCCACGTGGAGCATGATGGCCTTCTGAAACCAGTAGACTTGGCCTGGGAGGAGCCTG CCTCCAAATTGGGACTCATCCTTGGGTGTGCCATGGGGATTCTCCTTCTGAGTACTGGGATTGCTGTGTATTTCA TAAAATGGCAACATGATCGCAGAATAACTTCAAGATGTCAATATGGATGCCAAGCAGCTTCAA